The Candidatus Manganitrophaceae bacterium genome segment TCTCTAAAGGTATGAAGGGGCTCCGTCGTGCTCTTTTTTAGACGGAGCCCCTTCGTTTGCCTGCCAGGTTCACCGCAGGCGCATATTGCAAAAAAGGGAGCTCTATGATATATAAATAACGGAAACTGCGGGGTTTGTACGATGGCCATTTTAAAAGTCGCAAAACTGGGAAACCCGATTCTCCGGAAGATTGCAGCGCCGGTCACCGAGGCGGAGAGCCAAGATCCGGCCTTTCAGCGCTTCCTGGAAGACATGGTTGAGACGATGCGCAAGCTCGACGGTGTCGGGCTCGCCGCGCCGCAGGTTTTCGAGTCGAAACAGATCATTGTCATCGAGGCAAACGCCAATCCCCGCTATCCAGACGCACCCGATCTCTCCCTTTTGATCATGCTCAATCCAACCTTGACCCACCTCTCCGACGAAAAGATCGAGGGATGGGAAGGTTGCCTCAGCGTCGAGAACCTTCGCGGTAAGGTCGTCCGGTCGGCCGGCGTCGGCGTGAAGGGGTTCGATCGTTATATGCGACCGGTTGAAATGGAGGCCGAGGGATTCCTGGCGATCGTCTTCCAACACGAAATCGACCATCTAAATGGAAAGGTCTACCTCGATCGAATGAAAGATTTCTCCACACTGACCCACATGGCCGAATTTGAACGGTATTGGATGACCCAACCTGCGGAGGTCGGATAATCATTTTTTTTCTTTCCCCCCCTTTTTTTTATATTTTCAGTCCCATCGATTGGCCCGACAACCAGCACGCTTGCAAGCACACACTTTGAGTGATCGAGAGGCATGCGCGTTAAATTAACGGTCCAAAAGTTCAACCCTGACATCGACCTCAAGCCTCATCCCCAAGATTACTTCGTGGAGACGAGCCGCGGCATGACGTTGCTCTCGGCCCTGCTTAAGATCAAGGCCGAGACCGACGGCACCCTCACGTTTCGGGCCTCCTGCCGGGCGGCGATCTGCGGCTCCTGCCTGATGCAGGTCAACGGGAGCCAAAAGCTCGCCTGCAAGGTTGCGATTAAAGAAGAGCTGGAGCATCATGGAAAGATCGAGGTCGGTCCGATGGCGAACATGCCGGTCATCAAAGACATGGTCGTCCGGATGGACCCCTTTTGGGAGAAGATCCGAGCGGTCACCCCCTATCTGCTGGAAGACGGCGGCAAACCGGTGCCGACCGAGGCGTTAAAAGACATCCATAAAAAGCTCGATAACGCCGACGCTTGCATCATGTGTATGGCCTGCCTCTCCGCCTGCACCAGCTATGAGGTCTCCCCCGGATTTTTGGGGCCTGCGGCGCTGGCGAAAGCCTACCGTTTCCAGGCCGATCCGAGGGATCAAGGGCATGTCGACCGTCTTGAAAAGCTCCAGGGGCCGAACGGGATCTGGGATTGTGTTCGATGTAATTTCTGCGTTCAGGTCTGCCCGAAGGATGTGCAGCCGATGGAGCAGATCATCCGGCTGCGGCGGCGCTCGATCGGAGCCGGCTTCACCGACTCGGTCGAGGCGAAACATATCACCGAATTTACCAAAGTGGTCGCGGCGGAGGGACGGCTCAATGAAGCCCTCCTTCCCGTCTTAATGACTTTGGGAAACATTCGCAAGATGATCCGGATCATCCCGCTCGGCATCAAGATGTTTTTACATGGAAAAACACCCTTCCCCTTTAAACGGGTGCCGGGACGCCAGGAGATCCGTGCAATCTTCAAGAAGTGGGAGAAGCCAAAATGAAGTACGCCCTCTTTCCCGGATGCGCCTCTAAAGGGGCAACCCCCGAGCTCTATACCTCGACCATGAAGGTCGTCGGGCGTTTGGGGATCGACATCGTCGAGCTCGAAGCGTTTAACTGCTGCGGGGCCGGTGTCATCACCGAAGCCGATCCCGACCTCGCTTTAACCCTCAATGCCCGAACCCTCGCGACCGCCGAGCGGATGGGAATTCAAAATGTCATGACGATCTGCGGCACCTGCCAGGGTGTTTTGGGAGGAGCCAATAAAATCCTTCAAGAAGACGAGCCGCGGCGGGAACGGATCAATCGGGCGCTCAAGGAGACGACCGGACTGGAATATCAGGGGACGGTGGAGGTAAAGCATCTCCAGTGGATCTTGATCAAAGATTTCGGGCTCGACGCGCTCGCCAAATTTGTCACCCATCCCCTCAGCGATGTCTCCATCGCCGCCTTTTACGGCTGTTATATTTTGCGCCCCTCCCGCGCCACCGGATTCGATGATTGGGAGAATCCGACCTCGCTGGAGAAGTTAATCCGAACGGTCGGCGCGCACCCGGTCTATTATGATGGTCGGACGAAGTGCTGCGGATTCCCGGTGCTGCTTGAGAAAGACCAGATCGCGCTGAGCATGGTCGGAAAGAATGTCTCGGAGGCGAAAGAGAGTGGGGGCGATGCGATGGTTACCCCTTGTCCCCTCTGCCACATGAGCCTCGATATCTACCAAGAGCGGGCCGAAGACAAACTCCAGCGGGAGCAGGGACCGGAGAAGACGTTGGGAATGCCGATTCTTCATCTTCCCCAGCTTTTAGGTTTGGCGATGGGGTTTTCACCAAAAGAGCTGGGGATGAAGCGGCATCTGGTTTCCACCGCCCCGCTCATCGAGAAAATCCAATAAGGAAAGCCAATGGCCAAAACAGAAATTCCGGAGTGGGTTCCCCTTTTCCCCCTGCCGACAGTTGTCCTTTTTCCAAAGACCTACCTTCCGCTCCACATTTTTGAGCCCCGCTACCGAGAGATGGTTGAGGACGCCCTCCAAGGAGATCGAATGATCGGAATGGTTCTCCTGAAAGAGGGGTGGGAGGCCGACTATGATGGACGGCCGCCGATCTATGAAACCGGATCGATCGGAAAAATCGTCCGTTCCCAGCGGCTGGATGACGGCCGGTTCAACATCATCTTATACGGCCTCGAAAAGTGTCTGGTCCGGACCGAGAAACAGGACCGATCGTACCGGCAAGGGCAGATTGATATTCTCCGGGAACCGGCGGTGGAGGCCCTTTATGCGCCTCTGAAAGAACGGCTGGTCGAGCTGACGCTGGAGTACCGTCAAAAAATGCCGGAGGGAGAGTCGCTCCAGTCGGTGCTCGAGACCGGGCTGGAGGACGATGTGTTGGTCGCAACCCTCTCGGCGGGGCTTCCGCTGACAGTGGTTGAGAAGCAATTTTTGCTGGAAGCGGAGACCCTTCCGCTGCGGGCACGGCGGTTGGCGGCGTTGATGGAAATGGGACTGCAAAGGACCGACACGATGGAGAATGCCGATGACGAAACCGCTTGAGCCGGGAGACGAGGCGCCCCCCTTTACCCTTCCTTCTTCGGAGGGGAAAGAGATCGATCTCGCCTCGTACCGCGGGAAGCGCTCCGTGGTCCTCTATTTTTATCCGAAGGACGACACCCCCGGCTGCACCAAGGAGGCCTGTTTCTTTCGGGACGCCTTCTCCGACTTTAAAAAATCGAAGGGGGTCATCTTGGGGGTGAGCCTCGATCCGCTCGCCGCTCATGAAAAATTTATCAAGAAGTATACCCTCCCTTTTCCCCTCTTAAGCGATGCCGATGGGGCGGTCTCAAAAGCGTACGGCGTCTATAAGCTGAAGAACATGTATGGACGGAAATTTTGGGGGATCGAGCGATCGACCTTCGTCATCGATCCTGACGGAAAAATCACCCATCTCTTTCGACGGGTCAAGGTGGAGAGCCATATTGAAGAGGTGCTTGCCGCCTTAAAAGCGTCTCGGTTGGTGCGGAAGACCTAAGACCAAAAAGCGTTTGACATGGCTTAAAGACGCATGATATAGTCCGAAAATCAGTTTTTTTTAACGTACTTTCTTTTAACGTAATGACGAGGGAGGTAGTCCTACCATGGCACTTTTGATCACCAATGAGTGCATCGCCTGCGCAGCGTGTCTGCCTGAGTGTCCGAACGAAGCGATCTTTGAGAATCGGAGCGATTGCGAATCAAAGGGATATAAATTAACCGGCGAAGAGGGAGGCGGCCAGCTTGCCCACGCCACCAGCGATAACATCTATGTCATTACTTATGAGCGCTGCACCGAGTGTGTCGGCCATTTTGATGAACCGCAGTGCGCTGCCGTCTGCCCGGTTTCCGATTGCTGTATTCCTGATCCGATTTATCCCGAGACGACCGACGTGCTCCTTGGAAAAGCAAGGGCGCTGAATCCGGACAAGGAAATTGATCCGGCCCGCGT includes the following:
- a CDS encoding CoB--CoM heterodisulfide reductase iron-sulfur subunit B family protein gives rise to the protein MKYALFPGCASKGATPELYTSTMKVVGRLGIDIVELEAFNCCGAGVITEADPDLALTLNARTLATAERMGIQNVMTICGTCQGVLGGANKILQEDEPRRERINRALKETTGLEYQGTVEVKHLQWILIKDFGLDALAKFVTHPLSDVSIAAFYGCYILRPSRATGFDDWENPTSLEKLIRTVGAHPVYYDGRTKCCGFPVLLEKDQIALSMVGKNVSEAKESGGDAMVTPCPLCHMSLDIYQERAEDKLQREQGPEKTLGMPILHLPQLLGLAMGFSPKELGMKRHLVSTAPLIEKIQ
- the def gene encoding peptide deformylase, giving the protein MAILKVAKLGNPILRKIAAPVTEAESQDPAFQRFLEDMVETMRKLDGVGLAAPQVFESKQIIVIEANANPRYPDAPDLSLLIMLNPTLTHLSDEKIEGWEGCLSVENLRGKVVRSAGVGVKGFDRYMRPVEMEAEGFLAIVFQHEIDHLNGKVYLDRMKDFSTLTHMAEFERYWMTQPAEVG
- the bcp gene encoding thioredoxin-dependent thiol peroxidase, which gives rise to MTKPLEPGDEAPPFTLPSSEGKEIDLASYRGKRSVVLYFYPKDDTPGCTKEACFFRDAFSDFKKSKGVILGVSLDPLAAHEKFIKKYTLPFPLLSDADGAVSKAYGVYKLKNMYGRKFWGIERSTFVIDPDGKITHLFRRVKVESHIEEVLAALKASRLVRKT
- a CDS encoding 4Fe-4S binding protein yields the protein MALLITNECIACAACLPECPNEAIFENRSDCESKGYKLTGEEGGGQLAHATSDNIYVITYERCTECVGHFDEPQCAAVCPVSDCCIPDPIYPETTDVLLGKARALNPDKEIDPARVWSGVRN
- a CDS encoding LON peptidase substrate-binding domain-containing protein; amino-acid sequence: MAKTEIPEWVPLFPLPTVVLFPKTYLPLHIFEPRYREMVEDALQGDRMIGMVLLKEGWEADYDGRPPIYETGSIGKIVRSQRLDDGRFNIILYGLEKCLVRTEKQDRSYRQGQIDILREPAVEALYAPLKERLVELTLEYRQKMPEGESLQSVLETGLEDDVLVATLSAGLPLTVVEKQFLLEAETLPLRARRLAALMEMGLQRTDTMENADDETA
- a CDS encoding succinate dehydrogenase/fumarate reductase iron-sulfur subunit codes for the protein MRVKLTVQKFNPDIDLKPHPQDYFVETSRGMTLLSALLKIKAETDGTLTFRASCRAAICGSCLMQVNGSQKLACKVAIKEELEHHGKIEVGPMANMPVIKDMVVRMDPFWEKIRAVTPYLLEDGGKPVPTEALKDIHKKLDNADACIMCMACLSACTSYEVSPGFLGPAALAKAYRFQADPRDQGHVDRLEKLQGPNGIWDCVRCNFCVQVCPKDVQPMEQIIRLRRRSIGAGFTDSVEAKHITEFTKVVAAEGRLNEALLPVLMTLGNIRKMIRIIPLGIKMFLHGKTPFPFKRVPGRQEIRAIFKKWEKPK